In one Chitinophaga sancti genomic region, the following are encoded:
- a CDS encoding RagB/SusD family nutrient uptake outer membrane protein: MRNYIIYIFLLLSFTACNDKLTLAPAVSLPTEDALTSIAGVKAGISGMYAGMRSVNYYGRNFLVIPEIAADNVYLSATNSNRFGSSFRITWLTADADITSFWNQAYTVILRANNIINNVPLLKDGTEKEKNDALGQALFVRALVHFDLLRTFSQPYAIAGGSAMGIPYMTKFEVGSPARNTQDEVYTQLIKDLTQAKSLLAKDAANPYNANAYAASALLARVYLYKGDNANAVTEASTVISAGSYTIVAASDLPDFYNVSGTKEEIFTLKVLAVETLGSDDVGKIYLKPGYGDIRVSPDLVKLFDTNDARYQSFIKPFTGSAKEYENEKYYGQDGIFGLYSPKILRISEQYLIRAEANAKLGNYAVALQDLNAIRANRTQANLVNIPDADVLANVLLERRKEMMFEGHRYFDLLRNKLDIVRNFCGDPLELNTPSCTYAATSPTVIPPIPQREIDVNKSIVQNKGY; the protein is encoded by the coding sequence ATGAGAAACTATATTATCTATATATTCCTGCTACTATCCTTTACTGCATGTAATGACAAGCTTACACTTGCGCCGGCAGTATCGCTACCTACTGAAGATGCACTCACCAGTATCGCTGGTGTTAAGGCCGGTATCAGTGGAATGTACGCAGGCATGCGAAGTGTCAATTATTATGGTCGCAATTTCCTGGTAATACCTGAAATAGCTGCAGATAATGTATACCTGTCTGCAACCAACAGTAACCGCTTTGGGTCATCTTTTCGTATTACCTGGCTCACAGCCGATGCGGATATTACCAGCTTCTGGAATCAGGCATATACAGTTATTCTGAGAGCGAATAATATCATCAACAATGTGCCCTTATTAAAAGATGGTACAGAAAAAGAAAAGAACGATGCATTAGGTCAGGCTTTATTTGTAAGAGCACTTGTTCATTTTGATCTTCTGCGCACCTTTTCCCAGCCTTATGCAATAGCTGGCGGTAGCGCAATGGGAATCCCTTACATGACCAAATTCGAAGTTGGTTCACCTGCCAGAAATACACAGGATGAAGTGTATACACAGCTCATCAAAGATCTCACACAGGCAAAGTCATTGTTGGCAAAAGATGCCGCTAACCCGTATAATGCGAACGCATATGCGGCATCTGCATTGCTTGCAAGAGTATATCTCTACAAGGGTGACAATGCAAACGCTGTAACAGAAGCCAGCACTGTGATTAGTGCCGGTAGTTATACGATAGTTGCAGCATCTGATCTGCCTGATTTTTACAACGTATCAGGTACTAAAGAAGAGATCTTTACACTCAAAGTACTGGCTGTCGAAACATTAGGTTCTGATGATGTGGGTAAGATCTACCTGAAGCCTGGTTACGGAGACATCCGTGTATCACCTGATCTCGTAAAATTATTTGATACTAACGATGCCCGCTATCAATCATTTATCAAGCCTTTCACCGGAAGTGCGAAAGAATATGAAAATGAAAAGTACTATGGACAGGATGGCATTTTCGGGCTGTACAGCCCGAAGATCCTGCGTATTTCAGAGCAATACCTGATACGCGCAGAAGCCAATGCAAAACTGGGTAATTATGCGGTGGCACTGCAAGATTTGAATGCTATTCGTGCGAACAGAACACAAGCAAACCTGGTGAATATTCCTGATGCAGATGTGCTTGCAAATGTGTTACTGGAGAGGAGAAAGGAAATGATGTTCGAAGGGCATCGTTACTTTGATCTGCTGAGGAACAAACTGGATATTGTGCGGAATTTTTGTGGAGATCCACTGGAGCTAAATACGCCCAGTTGTACATATGCGGCTACCTCCCCAACCGTAATACCACCGATCCCTCAGCGGGAAATAGATGTTAACAAAAGCATCGTGCAGAACAAGGGCTATTAG
- a CDS encoding SusC/RagA family TonB-linked outer membrane protein has protein sequence MRTSLLLWLLLAISVVSTHAQTRTLKGKVTDAHDGQPVPLATIRIAGTNKGTTTDQQGNFLISVESGQSVQISSVGYQTVSIAVKDQTTLSVKLGADQNVLNEYIATGYTNTNRRTRTSAVGEVTAEDMENKNYVDINQALQGQTPGVFVGANSGMPGAIQNVRIRGVGSISAGSSPLYVVDGTIIDGRDINAFGTLGVQSNDLLANINPNDVESITILKDAAATALYGSRGANGVIVITTKKGKSGVSTIGLNAQYGKTQMTRGHAALMTPAEALAYDRDLLALNGYSQAAIDDQFPMSLLDHAFDWGKAGWRKGTNQVLGLTGSGGTEKAKYYASGGYEKVDGPMIGTGMKRYSVMSNVSAKVTDRIDLALNLNLSYTDFNTSGGGNFYSSPILGAYFVSPFQSPYKPDGSMYTGNEPEFDAASSNNFLYSYTRNTNKLNNFRGLGGLTVSYTFTDWLKISEKVNMDLVTGYANLFTDPTTHDGANVSEPLKSGDILNQLVRNTTLTNQLSASGTIPLAKDHSLNYIALMEYNRFNNISFSAEGIGLVSGKLKALDVAATPQDVGGNGTDYTFVSYLGQLNYNFKSRYTLNVTYRKDGSSRFGVNKRFGNFYSVGASWVLIDEPFMQQQKVLSDLRLRGSYGLTGNADFDNFVATALYAYNTSYNGAPGNAPSTIGNKDLTWEKNKASNIGLEAAVLDNRIKLTFDVYKRITYGLLMNTPVSSTSGFTQQQANVGRVQNKGIEAMLTTTNVKTGGFEWQTEVNFSLNRNKILELYGGQDITGSLSIQRVGNHIASWYMYRWAGVDPANGDPLWLTVDDKTTNKIGAANKVISGNAEPRYIGSLTNRLTYKGIGLSFMFYGVTGNKVLNQTRILSDADGAYFGYNYSKQQGQNYWRKPGDNAERPLPKIGGNKNANSATSTRFLENGKFLRLRDITLSYNLPPRLLKHAKIAKAYIFATGTNLITWTGYTGWDPEQDISANEFFRFPPSKTVSLGLNVNF, from the coding sequence ATGAGAACATCTTTACTCCTATGGCTATTGCTAGCCATCAGCGTGGTATCCACGCATGCCCAAACCCGTACCCTCAAAGGAAAGGTTACCGATGCCCACGATGGTCAGCCCGTTCCTCTCGCCACCATCAGAATTGCAGGCACTAACAAAGGAACTACCACCGATCAGCAGGGAAACTTCCTGATCAGTGTTGAATCCGGACAATCTGTGCAAATTTCTTCTGTCGGCTATCAAACCGTGTCAATCGCAGTAAAAGATCAGACAACATTATCGGTTAAATTGGGTGCGGACCAAAACGTATTGAACGAGTATATCGCTACCGGGTACACGAACACTAACAGGCGAACCCGAACCAGCGCCGTCGGCGAAGTCACCGCAGAAGACATGGAAAACAAAAACTATGTCGACATTAATCAGGCATTACAGGGCCAGACGCCGGGCGTTTTTGTCGGCGCTAACTCAGGTATGCCCGGCGCCATCCAAAATGTCAGAATCAGGGGCGTAGGCTCTATTAGTGCCGGTTCCTCTCCGCTCTATGTCGTGGATGGTACCATCATCGATGGCAGAGACATTAACGCCTTCGGTACACTGGGCGTACAAAGTAATGACCTGCTGGCCAACATAAACCCCAACGACGTGGAGAGCATCACCATCCTCAAAGACGCCGCAGCTACCGCACTCTATGGTTCCAGAGGTGCCAATGGGGTGATCGTAATCACTACCAAAAAAGGTAAATCAGGTGTTTCCACTATAGGATTGAACGCCCAGTATGGTAAAACACAAATGACCAGGGGCCATGCCGCCTTAATGACCCCTGCCGAAGCCCTGGCTTACGACAGAGACCTGCTCGCCCTCAATGGCTATTCACAGGCAGCTATTGACGACCAATTCCCTATGTCCCTGCTCGACCATGCCTTTGACTGGGGTAAAGCAGGCTGGCGCAAAGGTACCAACCAGGTACTTGGTCTCACAGGTTCCGGCGGTACGGAAAAAGCAAAATACTATGCCTCCGGCGGTTATGAAAAAGTAGATGGCCCCATGATCGGTACCGGCATGAAACGTTACTCTGTCATGTCAAATGTTTCCGCGAAAGTAACAGACCGGATAGACCTGGCCCTGAACCTGAATCTCTCCTACACCGACTTCAATACTTCAGGTGGTGGTAACTTCTATTCCAGCCCTATTTTAGGTGCTTACTTTGTTTCTCCTTTCCAGAGTCCTTACAAGCCGGATGGAAGCATGTATACAGGCAATGAACCTGAATTTGATGCTGCCTCCAGTAACAACTTCCTGTACTCTTACACACGCAATACAAATAAGCTGAATAACTTCAGGGGCCTGGGAGGTTTGACCGTATCCTATACCTTTACCGACTGGCTCAAGATCTCCGAAAAGGTAAATATGGACCTGGTAACCGGCTATGCTAATTTGTTCACTGATCCCACCACCCATGACGGCGCCAATGTGAGTGAACCCCTGAAAAGCGGAGACATTTTGAATCAGCTGGTGCGCAATACCACACTCACTAATCAGCTCTCCGCTTCCGGCACTATTCCGCTTGCAAAAGATCATTCGCTCAATTATATCGCATTGATGGAATACAACCGCTTTAATAATATCAGCTTTAGTGCAGAAGGAATCGGCCTTGTATCCGGCAAACTAAAAGCGCTGGACGTAGCCGCCACGCCACAGGATGTAGGTGGTAACGGTACTGACTATACTTTTGTATCATACTTAGGTCAGTTGAATTATAATTTCAAAAGTCGCTATACCCTCAATGTAACTTATCGTAAGGATGGTTCTTCCCGCTTTGGTGTGAATAAACGCTTTGGTAATTTCTATTCTGTAGGTGCCAGCTGGGTGCTGATAGACGAACCTTTTATGCAGCAACAGAAAGTCCTCTCCGACCTGCGTTTGCGCGGTAGCTATGGACTTACCGGGAATGCGGATTTCGACAACTTTGTAGCGACAGCATTGTATGCCTACAATACTTCTTACAATGGAGCGCCGGGTAATGCCCCCAGCACTATCGGAAATAAAGACCTGACCTGGGAAAAGAACAAAGCATCCAATATCGGTTTAGAAGCAGCTGTACTGGACAACAGGATCAAGCTGACATTCGATGTATACAAACGCATCACTTACGGCTTGCTGATGAATACCCCGGTATCTTCTACCAGTGGTTTCACGCAGCAGCAAGCCAATGTAGGCAGGGTACAGAACAAAGGGATCGAAGCTATGCTGACCACCACCAACGTAAAAACCGGAGGCTTTGAATGGCAGACCGAAGTCAACTTCTCACTGAACAGAAATAAGATACTGGAATTGTATGGTGGTCAGGACATCACCGGAAGTCTTTCTATACAGCGTGTGGGTAACCACATTGCCAGCTGGTATATGTACAGATGGGCAGGTGTAGACCCTGCAAACGGCGACCCCTTATGGTTAACCGTTGATGATAAAACAACTAACAAAATCGGTGCTGCAAACAAAGTAATATCCGGTAATGCAGAACCGCGTTATATTGGCTCACTCACTAACCGTCTCACCTATAAAGGCATCGGATTATCATTCATGTTTTATGGTGTGACAGGTAATAAAGTATTAAATCAGACCAGGATACTATCTGATGCAGATGGCGCTTATTTTGGATATAATTATAGCAAACAGCAGGGGCAGAATTACTGGCGTAAACCAGGCGATAATGCAGAAAGACCTTTGCCCAAAATAGGGGGTAACAAAAATGCAAATTCTGCTACATCAACAAGGTTCCTGGAGAATGGTAAGTTCCTCCGTTTAAGAGATATAACCCTCAGTTACAACCTGCCCCCGCGCTTACTGAAACATGCTAAGATTGCGAAAGCCTACATATTTGCTACAGGCACGAATTTAATTACATGGACCGGCTATACCGGCTGGGATCCTGAACAGGATATTTCTGCGAATGAATTCTTCAGATTCCCTCCTTCAAAAACTGTTAGCCTGGGCTTAAATGTAAACTTCTAA
- a CDS encoding SusD/RagB family nutrient-binding outer membrane lipoprotein encodes MKKVLIFLALPLLFMAESCSKFTEGYGDSPNNPTIATPPLILSSAELGLYASYTGTLARISAILTQQAGGVQAQMLEIDQYQLLNTAYTNDWNNLYNNVVQPANDLIQNYGATNQQYAAVMKIMKVMALGVATDIWGDVPASEAGLGNITGNQTPKFDSQESIYAYLQTLLSEAITTLDAADGTNNYTIGSDDFIFNGDLKKWKNTAYMLKARFANRLSKGDATGSATTTLGFLANVTNAGDAMANYGTVTAEMNQWNAFNADRKNYIKAGKFLVDLMQTDADPRLPYYATATTGGTYVGAAPSSENIAASNIGSYIAGAGAPIPLVTYTEALFTKADANLRLGKTSEAAANYNEAVIRAVTQVTGSAPSATYIAAHASATAATITQEMIATQKYIALFTQIEAWAEWRRTGYPVLTPNPNNVTGTSAIPRRLPTENNELLYNKANAINVTDIFAKVWWDAL; translated from the coding sequence ATGAAAAAAGTCTTAATATTTTTAGCATTACCGCTGTTATTCATGGCGGAAAGCTGCTCAAAGTTTACAGAAGGTTATGGTGATAGCCCTAATAACCCAACAATAGCGACTCCGCCATTGATTCTTTCATCAGCAGAACTGGGTCTTTACGCTTCTTATACAGGTACCCTGGCAAGAATCTCCGCTATCCTGACTCAACAAGCTGGTGGTGTACAGGCGCAAATGCTTGAAATCGATCAGTACCAGCTGCTGAATACAGCTTATACTAACGACTGGAATAACCTCTATAACAACGTAGTTCAGCCTGCAAATGACCTGATCCAAAATTATGGAGCTACCAACCAGCAGTATGCTGCTGTTATGAAAATTATGAAGGTAATGGCACTGGGTGTTGCTACTGACATTTGGGGAGATGTACCTGCTTCCGAAGCTGGTCTGGGTAACATCACCGGCAATCAGACGCCAAAATTTGATTCACAGGAAAGCATCTATGCTTACCTTCAGACCCTCCTGAGCGAAGCAATTACTACGCTCGATGCTGCTGATGGTACTAATAACTATACTATCGGTTCCGATGACTTCATTTTTAATGGTGATCTGAAAAAATGGAAGAACACTGCTTACATGCTGAAAGCTCGTTTCGCTAACCGTTTGAGCAAAGGTGATGCAACCGGTTCTGCAACAACCACACTGGGCTTCCTCGCTAATGTAACTAACGCAGGTGATGCAATGGCTAATTACGGTACTGTAACAGCCGAAATGAACCAATGGAATGCATTTAACGCAGATAGAAAGAACTACATCAAAGCAGGTAAATTCCTGGTTGATTTGATGCAGACTGACGCCGATCCTCGTTTGCCATACTATGCAACAGCAACAACTGGTGGTACTTATGTAGGTGCGGCTCCTTCTTCTGAAAACATTGCTGCTTCTAACATAGGCTCTTACATTGCCGGTGCGGGTGCTCCAATTCCTTTGGTTACATACACTGAAGCACTGTTCACTAAGGCAGATGCTAACCTTCGTTTGGGTAAAACCAGCGAAGCTGCTGCTAACTACAATGAAGCGGTAATTCGTGCGGTAACTCAGGTAACCGGTTCCGCTCCTTCTGCTACCTATATTGCTGCTCACGCTTCTGCTACAGCTGCTACTATTACACAGGAAATGATCGCAACCCAGAAATATATCGCTCTGTTCACTCAGATCGAAGCATGGGCTGAATGGCGCAGAACTGGCTATCCAGTGCTGACTCCAAACCCAAACAACGTAACTGGAACTAGCGCAATTCCAAGAAGACTGCCTACTGAAAATAATGAACTGCTTTACAACAAAGCAAACGCTATCAACGTAACAGACATCTTCGCGAAAGTTTGGTGGGACGCTTTGTAA
- a CDS encoding SusC/RagA family TonB-linked outer membrane protein, with the protein MKKGLLLWLFVAMSVLHTFAQTRTITGKVTDTKDGSPLPGVSVIVKGTTKGTVTGADGSYAIEAAAKDALLFSFIGYVNQEKAVGGATNISVALGTDNKQLNEVVVTALGVSKEKKSLGYSVQKIGSDELINSNEHNVIQALASKAAGVQVIGSGGTPGASTKIIIRGNSTFNLDNQPLIVIDGVPMDNSTNSTAARNYPYNSNLQGVNNSNRALDINPDDIASVTVLKGPAAAALYGANAASGAIIYTTKRGRSGATRVTYSFNAGFDKVSKLPEEQKIYSQGPVGATPVYDPGGTGNSSPYSWGPAVSSVSGAKIYNNTDEFFKTATNFTHDLSVIGGNENTSFRLSLNRVDQNGIVPTTDLQRTTFRINADSKISERLTMGVSASYVLTEGTKAQNGSNTTGVMLPLMRAPISWNLADYKNADGSSKNYYNAYDNPYWSLYNNPYKDKTDRFYGNVNTTFKILDWLSLTNRKGVDMYTQFSKQIFAIGSNAVSDYLGQIEENTFTSRDLYSDLILSGHKTFADKLDVTANLGGNIFQQQGQNDYAKGTQLSIPNYYNLNNASTLYADNSTTIKRTSALYYDLEFGYRNQFFLTTTGRNEWSSTFGQSKNNFFYPSVSGSWVFSEIVPANNVITYGKVRAAIAAGGKSPSVYSTNTVYTTPSFADGFTDGNSFPFKGQNGMSLSNTLGNKGLKPERSVEKELGLDFKLFSRVNVELTYYNKTSSDILVYRPIAGSSGFQYILDNAGKMQNKGIEVLASADVLKLKDFTWNVQVNFARNKNTVLALAEGVTENSVESAFASIGSYAIVGQPYGALYGSKWARNDAGQVVINATTGLPTIAAASGNLGNPFPDWTGGARTTFTYKNFTLSALLDVRHGGKIWNGTYARMNNLGRTKESADRERTYVVPGVVLGADGKYTENTKTVTAQQYYRIYKGDAAGSAVENSVENGSWVRLRELNLGYKYSFAKSSPVKSVELSLTGRNLWLHTKYKGVDPETSLTGAGSNLTGFDYFNNPGTKTYAVGVRVGF; encoded by the coding sequence ATGAAGAAAGGATTACTCCTATGGCTGTTCGTGGCCATGAGCGTGTTACACACGTTCGCACAAACACGAACAATTACGGGAAAGGTAACTGATACCAAAGACGGGTCTCCCTTACCCGGCGTGTCAGTTATAGTGAAGGGAACTACCAAAGGTACTGTGACCGGTGCTGATGGTAGCTACGCAATTGAAGCAGCTGCAAAAGATGCGTTGTTATTCTCCTTCATAGGATATGTTAACCAGGAAAAAGCCGTAGGCGGTGCAACAAATATCTCCGTTGCTCTTGGTACTGATAATAAGCAATTAAACGAGGTTGTGGTAACCGCATTGGGTGTATCTAAAGAAAAGAAATCCCTCGGTTACAGCGTTCAGAAAATCGGTTCTGACGAGCTGATTAACTCTAACGAACACAACGTAATTCAGGCCCTGGCTTCCAAAGCTGCTGGTGTGCAGGTAATTGGTTCCGGTGGTACTCCGGGTGCTTCCACCAAAATCATCATCCGTGGTAACTCTACTTTCAACCTGGACAACCAGCCACTGATTGTAATTGATGGTGTGCCTATGGATAACAGCACAAACTCTACTGCTGCAAGAAACTATCCTTACAACTCTAACCTGCAGGGGGTTAATAACTCTAACCGTGCGTTGGATATCAACCCTGATGATATCGCCAGTGTAACTGTACTGAAAGGTCCTGCTGCTGCTGCCCTGTATGGTGCAAACGCTGCTTCCGGTGCGATCATCTATACTACTAAAAGAGGTCGTTCTGGTGCTACCAGAGTAACCTATAGTTTCAATGCGGGTTTCGATAAAGTAAGCAAACTGCCTGAGGAGCAAAAAATTTATAGCCAGGGTCCTGTTGGTGCTACACCAGTATATGATCCAGGTGGTACCGGCAACAGCTCTCCATATAGCTGGGGGCCTGCTGTTAGCTCTGTAAGCGGTGCAAAAATTTATAATAACACGGATGAATTCTTCAAAACTGCTACAAACTTTACGCATGATTTATCTGTAATAGGCGGTAATGAGAATACTTCCTTCCGTTTGTCTTTGAACCGTGTAGACCAGAACGGTATTGTTCCGACTACTGATCTGCAGAGAACTACCTTCCGTATCAACGCGGACTCTAAAATCTCCGAGAGGCTGACAATGGGTGTTTCTGCTTCTTATGTACTGACTGAAGGTACAAAAGCGCAGAATGGTTCTAATACCACAGGTGTAATGCTCCCACTGATGAGAGCTCCTATCTCCTGGAACCTCGCTGACTACAAAAATGCAGATGGTTCCAGCAAGAACTATTATAATGCATACGACAACCCATACTGGAGTCTGTATAACAACCCTTATAAAGATAAAACTGACCGCTTCTACGGTAACGTGAATACAACCTTCAAGATCCTTGACTGGTTATCACTGACTAACCGTAAAGGTGTTGATATGTATACTCAGTTCAGCAAACAGATCTTCGCAATCGGATCAAACGCTGTGAGCGACTATCTGGGTCAGATTGAAGAAAACACTTTCACCAGCAGAGATCTTTACTCTGATTTGATTCTGAGTGGTCATAAGACTTTCGCAGATAAACTCGATGTAACTGCAAACCTGGGTGGTAACATTTTCCAGCAGCAAGGTCAGAATGATTATGCAAAAGGTACTCAGCTGTCTATTCCTAATTATTACAACCTGAATAACGCTTCTACGCTGTACGCTGATAACTCTACTACTATCAAGAGAACATCTGCACTGTATTATGATCTGGAATTTGGTTATAGAAACCAGTTCTTCCTGACTACTACAGGTCGTAACGAGTGGTCTTCTACTTTCGGTCAATCCAAGAATAACTTCTTCTATCCTTCAGTAAGTGGTAGCTGGGTATTCTCTGAGATCGTACCTGCTAATAATGTAATCACATACGGTAAAGTTCGTGCTGCTATCGCCGCTGGTGGTAAGAGCCCTAGCGTTTACTCCACTAACACTGTTTATACTACTCCTAGCTTTGCAGATGGTTTTACCGATGGTAACTCCTTCCCTTTCAAAGGTCAGAACGGTATGAGCCTGAGCAACACGCTGGGTAATAAAGGTCTGAAACCAGAAAGAAGTGTGGAAAAAGAACTCGGTTTGGATTTCAAATTATTCTCCCGTGTGAATGTGGAACTGACTTATTACAATAAGACTTCCAGCGACATCCTCGTTTACAGACCAATTGCTGGTTCTTCCGGCTTCCAGTACATCCTGGATAACGCTGGTAAGATGCAGAACAAGGGTATAGAAGTATTAGCATCTGCTGATGTGCTGAAGCTGAAAGACTTCACCTGGAATGTGCAGGTAAACTTCGCAAGGAACAAGAACACTGTATTGGCACTGGCTGAAGGTGTTACTGAAAATAGTGTTGAATCTGCCTTCGCTTCTATCGGCTCTTATGCTATCGTAGGTCAGCCTTATGGCGCGCTGTATGGTTCTAAATGGGCACGTAACGATGCGGGTCAGGTCGTAATCAATGCTACTACCGGTTTGCCTACTATTGCTGCTGCAAGCGGTAACCTTGGTAATCCATTCCCGGATTGGACTGGTGGTGCAAGAACTACTTTCACTTACAAAAACTTTACCCTGTCTGCCCTGCTGGATGTAAGACATGGTGGTAAGATCTGGAATGGTACCTATGCCAGGATGAATAATCTGGGTAGAACTAAAGAATCTGCAGATCGTGAAAGAACTTATGTAGTTCCTGGTGTGGTATTAGGTGCTGACGGTAAATACACTGAAAACACCAAAACAGTTACTGCACAGCAATACTACCGTATATATAAAGGTGATGCAGCTGGTTCCGCAGTTGAAAACTCTGTTGAAAATGGATCATGGGTTCGTCTGCGTGAGCTGAACCTGGGTTATAAATACAGCTTTGCTAAATCAAGCCCGGTTAAATCTGTAGAACTGAGTCTGACTGGTCGTAACCTGTGGTTACATACCAAGTACAAAGGTGTTGATCCTGAAACCAGCTTAACTGGTGCCGGCTCTAACCTGACTGGTTTTGATTACTTCAACAACCCGGGTACTAAAACTTATGCAGTTGGCGTGAGAGTTGGATTCTAA
- a CDS encoding LuxR C-terminal-related transcriptional regulator has product MKNKYLKGAHLSERKFKEILRLFAEDLTATQIASISGVSRVTVNSYLKKIRQQIARHCESLLPTDPLRSTTNERKAVPATQDSDSPLPVKTGVSRNIKPVVFGIYRASDRLHTEILPDVSRSMIHSVVRSNRSILETQSAADKIRRFSNVADLGQYRLYNLENEGTSNGSDDVDAFWGLTKHRLAKFKGLNRSTVYLHLKECEFRYNNRNEDIYETLLELLKTQPLSLS; this is encoded by the coding sequence ATGAAAAACAAATACTTAAAGGGCGCTCATTTATCTGAGCGTAAATTTAAGGAGATACTACGGCTATTTGCCGAGGATCTCACGGCTACTCAGATTGCCAGCATAAGTGGAGTAAGCCGGGTCACTGTTAACAGTTATCTTAAGAAAATCAGACAACAGATAGCCCGGCATTGTGAATCTTTATTGCCAACCGACCCCTTACGTTCAACTACTAATGAACGGAAAGCAGTCCCAGCCACTCAAGACTCCGACTCCCCACTTCCCGTAAAAACAGGTGTAAGCAGGAATATCAAACCCGTCGTCTTTGGTATTTACCGTGCATCTGATCGTCTGCACACTGAGATTTTGCCCGATGTAAGCCGTTCTATGATTCATTCTGTAGTCAGGAGTAACCGATCCATATTGGAAACCCAGAGTGCAGCTGACAAGATCAGGCGGTTCAGTAACGTAGCTGATCTGGGACAATACAGGCTTTACAATCTGGAAAATGAAGGAACCAGTAATGGCTCCGATGATGTAGATGCATTCTGGGGGCTCACCAAGCATCGCCTGGCCAAATTCAAGGGTCTTAACCGCAGCACGGTATATCTCCACCTGAAGGAATGTGAATTCCGGTACAACAACAGGAATGAGGATATCTATGAAACGCTGTTGGAACTGTTAAAGACACAGCCGCTAAGTCTGTCCTGA